The following is a genomic window from Dama dama isolate Ldn47 chromosome 4, ASM3311817v1, whole genome shotgun sequence.
gccccacagggccctgctgtCACCTGCTCTGCAGCCTGGGACAGCTGTGGGGAGAAGGCCTGTGGGTATCCGGCCAGGCCCAGGGCCTCATTCATGCTCTGTGTCCCCCTTCAGTGCCCGGTGATTTGGGCAACCAGCTGGAGGCAAAGCTGGACAAGCCGTCCGTTGTGCACTACCTCTGCTCCAAGAGGACGGATAGCTACTTCACACTGTGGCTGAACCTGGAGCTGCTGCTGCCTGTCATCATTGACTGCTGGATCGACAATATCAGGTGAGGGCTGGGGCACAACAGGGTGCTGCTTCCTGACCTAGTCCAGAGATGCCTCCAGGGCCTGTTTCTGTCTTATCTGTGCCTCAAGGGACCTGGAGGTCACTGACCTTTCTCCCTTCCCCTATCTGGTCTGCACTACCTCTGCACCCTCCCAGCCGGAactttctcccctctcctcctccagtgCTTCTTGCCCTGTTTGTGGTTTCTAGGCTCCAGTTCCTATTCACAGCCTCActtcgcccccaccccccaccccttcccttgcCTCTGCCTTGGTCACGCCTGCTTCTCCAGCTTCTTGTTTTTCCTGGGATTCCTTTCCACTTGCTCTTTCACTCTAGAATCTCTCTCCACCATTTGCCTGATCAACTTTCTCCCATTCACTGTTTAAAACCCAAGCCTGggacttttcctggtggtccagtagttaagactctgcatttccagtgcagggggctcaggttcgatctgtggtcagagaactagatttcacatgccacgtGGTGCAGTCAAACAAACAAATCTCCACCGTCCCTCTCCCCCAGACTGATTCCTATGTGAAGTCTCCCTGCCACCCCTCAGAGCTCTTaatctctctttctgcctcttctaACTTGTACTCCTGGCCTGCCAAACATTGTTTTCTAGGATGTTTCTCCCATTATAAGATAGTCACTGTTAAGAATTACTCATTATTGAACATAGACACTATATATTTTacgtattttcttctttttttttttttggccgcattGTGCAGCTTGCGCGATCTCATTCCCCAACCATGGATTGAACGCAGACCCCAGCTGTAAAAGCGCTAAGTTCTAGcagctagaccaccagggaacaccTCCCCCACTTTTTTTCATTGAGTCTTACAGCAACCCTGTGAAATAGTGCTGTAACTtgtgttacagatgaggagatcTGGAAGCTCAAAAGGGTTACAAAATTGTTTGGGGGTCACTCAGCTAATAAATGGCAAACTGAAATTCAACCCAGAGTTGTATGTGTCTGAGCTCAGGGCTCCTGAGCATACTCTGAGCACATTGAGTTCCCTGAAGGCAGCGACTGTGTCTCTTTTATCTTTAAAGCTGTAGAACCTGAAACATAATTGGTGTTCAGTAACTATTTGAACTGAATGGAGTCTTACAAgtgaaaatgttttccttgaaGGCACACTACCTGGTTCCAGCCAGTTCTCTGGGTGCCCTGCCTTTCCCTGTTGTTTATTTCACCAGCTTTCTtgactctttcctcctccttgtgtGATCACGGCTATTTCTGGGATGttgatctgcatttctatttttgtggTAGAGACGTAATGGTCTCAGGTAATGCCAGCTGGAGGGGCAGACTGACCCGGAGAGGGGCTTGTCTACCTTCATTGGGCCTCTGACCTGCTGGGACTTGAATCCAGACCAGAGTGCTTTGGCCTTCTAGAACTTTATTGAGTGGCCATTGAGATGATCTCCAGTTCGCCCTGGAGAGAGTGGGTCCCAGGACTTTTATTTGGGCCAGTGTTGGGTACTTATCAGCTTTCTGTGGCTGATCCCTAAGGGTGGGTGGGACTCAGGACCCCTGGGGACTGCAGGTCTAGCCTGTGTTTCCTCAGGCACCTTTGCTTCCTTATTAGGGGAGGCTAGAGCAGAGGTCCTGACCTGGCACAAGGCTCTCCTCCTGTCTCCTACCACCCTGGCCCCATCATTTCTCCAGGCCTTGCCCACCAGCTCACATGGCAGCCACTGGTGCTCAGGGtttctctgtctggtttcttTATGTGTTGAATTCATCATATGCTTTGCCCTGGGTCATGTTAGGGTGGATGGCGGGAACTGAATCCATGGAGACAAAGTGGTGTGAGCCTGCAAAGTTAGGCTGCTTGCGTTTTGGGGTGAAGTGTGATGTTCATGGCAGAGCCAGGCCTGGCAGCCAGGTCCCTCTCCCCACAAGATCTAAAACGTGCATTCTCACGTGGGTGACACTGAGGAGAAGGGAATATTGCCCAATGGGTTCTGGAGCCAGTCTCTGGAGTGAGCCTTGATGGGGTCCTCATTTAGATGTGCTTACTCagatctgtgggcttccctggtggctcagtgaatctgcctgccaatgcaggagacgcaggttcaacccctgcgtcaagaagttcccctggagaaggaaatggcaacccactccagtatccttgcctgaaaaattccatggacagaggagtatggcgggctacagtctatggggttgcaaaagagtcagacatgatttagcaactaaacaacaacaacttggaTCTATGCTTTACAAACTTGCTTTGTTACTTTCTGGTCTCTATACATCTGACCAGACCTGAGGATGGGAAGGGAATATGGCTCAGGGCCCGGGACAGTATTAGGACATGTCAACTTTGGTGTTGCCTCTGGGTCACTGGCTCAGTATCCCTTCCCGGCAGGCTGGTCTACAACCAAATGTCCCGCACCACCCAGTTTCCCGATGGTGTGGATGTGCGTGTCCCTGGCTTTGGGGACACCTTCTCACTGGAGTTCCTGGACCCCAGCAAAAGCAGCGTGGGTATGTAGCCCTTCCTCATGACCCCTAGGGAATGGGGATGGAGGTTCTGAGGGATTCCTAGAGTGGGAGGAACCCTGCTGGTTTGAAGGGGTGGCTTGTGAACCATCTCTGATCCATGTGGGCACAGACCTGTAGAGTGCTCCCTTGGGGATCTCCTGGCTGTAGATGTCACCGTCTCTTTCGTAGGCATGGTGTGGCTGGCTGACAGTGACAGTACTCTGTCTAAACGTAAGCATTTCTGTCTACAGGTTCCTATTTCCATACCATGGTGGAGAGCCTTGTGGGCTGGGGCTACGAACGAGGCAAGGATGTCCGGGGGGCCCCCTACGACTGGCGCCGAGCTCCAAGTAAGTGGCTGCTCTGGTTTCCTCCCGGAGGCCATGGGAGGTAGGAAGGAGGAAATCACAGCCACCACAGGCCCTGGGCCTTCCCCTACGCCCGAGTCTCTGGCATCCAGCCCAGCTGTCACTGCTCCCATCTCTGGTCACCCTGTCCTGCCTTTCCCCCACCCTCAGCCCAGGATTTCTGGGCCTCTGAGCCCTGGGAAGAGCAAATGAGGCAGAGGAGGGGGAAAGGAGCTCCTCTGCTCCCTTTGTGGAAATTGAGGGGAAACCATACCCCTCCCCTTGGAATTTTCACACTCTCCCCACCCGTGTAGTCCTGGGTCTGGCCTGAGACATGGTTCGTGGTTCAGGCCCAAGGACCCTTCCTGCCTGACCCCTGCCTGGCTTTGGCCTGCAGATGAAAACGGGCCCTACTTCCTGGCCCTCCGCAAGATGATCGAGGAGATGTACCATCTGTACGGGGGCCCTGTGGTGCTGGTGGCCCACAGTATGGGCAACATGTACACGCTCTACTTTCTGCAGcggcagccacaggactggaaggacAAGTACATCCGTGCCTTTGTGGCACTGGGTCCGCCCTGGGGGGGCGTGGCCAAGACCCTGCGTGTCCTGGCGTCAGGTAAGATCCCACCTGGCCCAGCGTCAGGAGGGCTGGTGCTGGGGGTGACAtagtctctttccctctcttgtgTCCTCCTGGGCCACCCTCATGTCTCTTCTCTTGGGTCTTAGAGCCTTCCCTCTCCAGAGTGGTATTCTTTTCCAGACATCTCTTTCTGAAAGAGAATATAACACTACTAAATTCACTTCTTTAGTTGACGACCCTTGTTATCTGTGTAAGTTGCTTGCAGCATGTGGGCAGAGTGGCGTAACTGTTGGTCATCAgggcacacgtgtacacacacacacactgtgtgggCCTGGCTGGTCTAACTTGGTTTGATCcagaattttctggaagagtgacttccctgatggtccagtggttaagactctgcacttccactgcagggggtgcaggttcaatccctggtcaggaaactaagatgtcACTgccaaacaataaaaaatttttttaaaaaagttctctGCAGGAGACTTCTCCCTCTCTTTGACCCCCCTCCTCATTTCTTCATCCCCACTTTCACCCCAGAGAAGAAAGGCTGGGCTTCAGCTTCCTGTTTATGAGTTACACCTCCCTCTGCAGCTGTGGGCAGCCTCTGTGGGCAACACAAAGAGGAAGCAGGTGCAGGTTTATCCGGGCCCACTTGTTGGCAGTTGGGAAAACCACCTCCTTCCCTGTTCCTTTCCAATCTACCTGCCTTTTCACAACTGTTAGAACCTGCCAGCTGGAGCCAGTGGGCTTTCCTCCCTCTGCTAGGACTGGACATGCGCTCTATGGCCCCTCACTGTGGGAGCTGTGAGCCAGGGCCAGGCCAAGCATCTGATGAGGTTTCTTCCTCAAGTGACCAGCACTGCCTGACTTGCCTATTGGTCACGTGATCACTGTGATCAGGCTGCTGTCTGGAGTGACCCTGAATTAGTTGGACAGCGGATCCAGTTATAGTGAGGACTCATCACACTGTCTACTCTGTCCAGCCTGGCCCTGAAAGGACACCCTCTGAGGTGTGGGCACTCTCTGAGTTTGAGACAGGTTGCTATGGGGAAATTCAGAGCTGGCCCTTTCAGAGATTCCCCGTGAGCCCCCTTAGAGCTTTGCTTCAGACTCTGGGAAACTGCTGTCAGGCTGTGGCAGTCTGGGAGTGGGGATGGGGCAGGAAGGGTGGCAGTCATGGACCCCCAGCTAGGGAT
Proteins encoded in this region:
- the PLA2G15 gene encoding phospholipase A2 group XV isoform X2, with protein sequence MGRLCLYRPTLLPGGLLFLLMLADPALPAGSRPPVVLVPGDLGNQLEAKLDKPSVVHYLCSKRTDSYFTLWLNLELLLPVIIDCWIDNIRLVYNQMSRTTQFPDGVDVRVPGFGDTFSLEFLDPSKSSVGSYFHTMVESLVGWGYERGKDVRGAPYDWRRAPTAATGLEGQVHPCLCGTGSALGGRGQDPACPGVRRQQPDPGHWVPEDPGTAAVCRLHHLAAALQLYLVTTEGLRAHT